In Nakamurella antarctica, the following are encoded in one genomic region:
- a CDS encoding MFS transporter codes for MSSDPTPQKTSGSLWAQSDVQRLVLVSIFAFVSFFFTLSSLPLWAVAGGASEGSAGLVTTVMLACTVATQLLVPAMIRTLGVGVTLAAGLIALGGASPFYLLSHDLWWLLVVSAVRGAGFGVITVMMPIAAAGMVPARRRGEVIGIYGLAIAIPNLICVPVGVAVTNAGNFYWVALFGAAPVLALFLVRGFAQFKPHEETPANQPVTPLGKSVRAITGITLVLLVITLAGGAVLTFLPIVNTSATVTTLALVILGLVAAVSRWGVGLLFDRTGSRLLLPVGITCGAVGMVALALGIAQSSGALVLAGAFFLGISYGSAQNLTLLLAFALAGPDRQATASAMWNAAFDSGTAIGALLVGLVASAGAGFSWTFAGCGILILVATPLAVSAANRARV; via the coding sequence CCCGCAAAAAACGTCAGGCTCCCTCTGGGCGCAGTCTGACGTCCAAAGGCTCGTCCTCGTCAGCATTTTCGCTTTTGTCAGTTTCTTCTTCACGCTGTCGTCTCTCCCGCTGTGGGCAGTTGCCGGCGGGGCCAGCGAAGGCTCTGCCGGCCTCGTTACCACCGTCATGCTCGCCTGCACCGTAGCTACCCAACTCCTGGTTCCGGCGATGATCCGGACCCTCGGCGTTGGCGTCACCCTCGCTGCTGGCCTGATCGCCCTCGGCGGCGCGAGCCCGTTCTACCTGCTGAGCCATGACCTGTGGTGGCTACTGGTGGTTTCCGCCGTCCGCGGCGCGGGTTTCGGGGTGATCACAGTGATGATGCCGATTGCTGCCGCCGGCATGGTCCCAGCCCGCCGACGTGGCGAAGTAATCGGCATTTACGGCCTCGCCATCGCAATCCCGAATCTCATCTGTGTCCCCGTCGGCGTCGCCGTGACCAACGCCGGGAACTTCTACTGGGTCGCGCTATTCGGAGCCGCGCCCGTCTTGGCACTTTTCCTGGTGAGGGGGTTCGCGCAGTTCAAACCCCACGAAGAAACTCCGGCAAACCAACCCGTCACCCCGCTGGGGAAAAGTGTCCGCGCGATCACCGGAATCACCCTCGTATTGCTGGTCATCACCCTCGCGGGCGGTGCGGTCCTGACGTTCCTACCCATCGTCAACACCAGCGCCACCGTTACCACTTTGGCCTTGGTGATCCTGGGTCTGGTCGCCGCTGTAAGCAGATGGGGCGTCGGCCTCTTGTTCGATCGCACTGGCTCCCGGTTGTTGCTTCCCGTGGGAATCACCTGCGGCGCAGTTGGCATGGTGGCACTGGCTCTCGGCATCGCTCAGAGCAGTGGGGCCTTGGTGCTGGCTGGCGCATTCTTCCTGGGAATTAGCTACGGATCAGCACAAAACCTGACGCTGTTGCTCGCATTTGCACTTGCAGGCCCGGACCGGCAAGCCACCGCAAGTGCCATGTGGAACGCGGCGTTCGATTCGGGAACAGCTATCGGAGCCCTCCTCGTCGGGCTCGTCGCCAGCGCGGGAGCAGGATTTTCTTGGACATTTGCTGGCTGCGGAATTTTGATCCTGGTGGCAACCCCCCTCGCCGTGTCGGCAGCCAACAGAGCCCGGGTCTGA